A portion of the Sabethes cyaneus chromosome 3, idSabCyanKW18_F2, whole genome shotgun sequence genome contains these proteins:
- the LOC128741054 gene encoding uncharacterized protein LOC128741054, translating to MSESSVKAIKSAEKIWLKEEIKCKHKELSVVEEQLYSLHLQLLQQVDYHSTAECVARRCVEENQNCWQRELCKVHRNLTNRVQQMKQKHHKKLLSLAQSQCKPVKTKGSPQPIDNFVVNLSSTEFTQAELDLLNKGLKFALPPRHAPLAEIVNNIESAIQFKDISSKSAARHDIKSALLHIEPRNNKQPSRFDDWCSVRKLKSRDVVYARADKGNAVVIMDRENYDARVLDMINSGPYEECKFKNGKPKDPLNSMIDEANCTRQEVTRLMGEDNLNRKFLVPNPRVASLYCLPKLHKNPLAMRPISSNICTPTEKMAAWLVEEMKKYPVLHGKSVKNSIEFTSQLENVEVKRGEILVSFDVSSLFPSVPVPDALQSLRYHLERSRAPHNHIEAYVSVAKQCMNQNYFVFRGKYYKQIHGLSMGSKISPLLAELFMSDFEEKLQSEKLFPRVWKRYVDDIYAIVKERYVPQILNWLNSQHEKINFTVEQEVEGKLPFLDLLITRKEDNTLKFSIFRKPTSTDRYITTDSNHFGAQKQAAFHSMAHRLVNIPMEQEDFAAERERIQKAAELNGYDKKFVDKIIRKHLRKKQRHDTTTLQPEREEVQRISLPFYPKVTNHIRKLLKRHGFHVVHKSGNTLQELLNNQKDKVPPDERSGIYEIPCQDCPAVYIGQTRRKFKTRLKEHRKAVENERPNDSSVAMHSICSKHNINWGNAKLLKNVRKSSHLTAWESMYICTEDRPLMNEDDALITSPLFQLTKLKL from the coding sequence ATGAGTGAATCTAGTGTAAAAGCCATCAAAAGTGCCGAAAAAATCTGGTTAAAAGAAGAAATTAAGTGCAAACACAAAGAGCTGTCGGTTGTGGAAGAGCAGCTTTACTCATTACATCTGCAATTGTTGCAGCAAGTGGATTATCATTCCACCGCTGAGTGTGTCGCGCGTAGGTGTGTGGAAGAAAACCAAAATTGCTGGCAGCGAGAGCTGTGTAAGGTTCACCGAAACCTTACTAACCGTGTGCAACAGATGAAGCAAAAGCATCACAAAAAATTGCTCTCGCTTGCGCAATCCCAGTGTAAACCTGTAAAAACAAAAGGGTCTCCCCAACCAATCGATAATTTCGTAGTAAATTTGTCGTCCACTGAGTTTACACAAGCAGAGCTCGACCTGCTTAATAAAGGGTTGAAGTTTGCCCTCCCCCCACGGCACGCCCCCCTTGCTGAAATTGTGAATAATATTGAAAGTGCAATCCAATTTAAAGATATATCGTCAAAATCAGCTGCGCGTCACGATATAAAAAGTGCCCTTCTACACATAGAACCACGGAATAACAAACAGCCGTCCCGTTTTGACGACTGGTGCTCAGTTAGAAAATTAAAATCTCGCGATGTAGTGTATGCTCGTGCGGATAAAGGGAATGCCGTAGTGATCATGGACAGGGAGAATTACGATGCGCGCGTTCTTGATATGATTAATTCAGGCCCGTATGAAGAGTGCAAATTTAAAAACGGTAAACCAAAAGATCCCCTCAATAGTATGATTGATGAAGCCAATTGTACACGTCAAGAAGTGACCCGCTTGATGGGAGAAGATAATTTAAATCGCAAGTTCCTAGTGCCAAACCCGAGAGTAGCTTCACTGTACTGTTTACCTAAATTACACAAAAACCCACTAGCTATGCGACCAATTTCTTCGAATATTTGTACACCAACAGAAAAAATGGCAGCATGGCTAgtcgaagaaatgaagaaatacCCGGTTTTACACGGTAAGAGCGTGAAAAATTCAATAGAATTCACGAGTCAACTAGAGAATGTTGAAGTAAAAAGGGGAGAAATTTTGGTGTCGTTTGATGTCAGCTCCCTATTCCCAAGCGTGCCAGTACCAGATGCTTTACAAAGTCTTCGATACCATTTGGAGCGCAGCCGGGCACCGCACAATCATATAGAGGCCTATGTTTCTGTCGCAAAGCAATGCATGaatcaaaattattttgtaTTCAGAGGTAAATACTACAAGCAAATCCATGGCCTCAGCATGGGTAGTAAAATATCGCCCCTTTTGGCGGAATTGTTTATGAGCGACTTTGAGGAAAAGCTACAAAGTGAAAAACTTTTCCCACGCGTATGGAAGCGATACGTAGACGACATTTACGCCATAGTGAAGGAACGCTACGTGCCACAAATACTGAATTGGCTGAACTCACAGCACGAAAAGATCAATTTTACGGTGGAACAGGAAGTAGAGGGAAAACTACCGTTTTTGGACCTGCTGATTACCAGGAAAGAAGACAATACCCTGAAGTTCAGCATTTTTCGAAAACCAACGTCTACCGACCGTTACATTACTACGGACTCGAATCACTTCGGGGCCCAAAAACAAGCAGCTTTTCATTCTATGGCGCATCGTCTAGTCAACATCCCCATGGAGCAGGAAGATTTTGCAGCGGAAAGGGAAAGGATCCAGAAAGCTGCTGAATTAAACGGGTACGACAAAAAgtttgtggataaaataatcCGCAAACATCTCCGCAAAAAACAGCGCCATGATACCACTACACTACAGCCTGAAAGAGAAGAAGTACAAAGAATCAGCCTGCCGTTTTACCCGAAAGTAACAAACCATATTAGAAAGTTACTTAAGCGGCATGGTTTCCATGTGGTCCACAAAAGCGGCAATACCTTACAGGAACTTTTGAATAATCAAAAGGACAAGGTTCCGCCCGACGAGCGCTCAGGAATTtatgaaattccgtgccaggatTGCCCAGCGGTGTACATCGGGCAAACGCGGAGAAAATTCAAAACTCGTCTAAAGGAACATAGAAAGGCAGTGGAGAACGAACGGCCCAACGACTCCAGTGTAGCCATGCACTCAATCTGCTCCAAACATAATATTAATTGGGGAAACgcaaagctgctcaaaaacgtgAGAAAGTCTTCTCATTTGACTGCGTGGGAGTCGATGTACATCTGTACGGAGGACCGTCCCCTGATGAATGAGGATGACGCTCTCATCACCTCACCGCTCTTTCAACTGACGAAGTTGAAACTGTAG
- the LOC128741053 gene encoding apolipoprotein D-like yields the protein MVDLKWKIGLALLGLCTVVIFTEAQIPALGACPLYSPIAKFNRTRFLGTWFEVERYFTVNEVAMKCVSATYELQVDGKIVVKNALTNSFNNVERIISGIMAPPGRAGDGRYTILYQSFPISYNASVMVLGTDYDSYAVLWSCSNIGPVGHTISAWLLTRDRVPQADVMFRAYEVLKKYGVSRTFFVKTNQVDCVIVPDPVNATEQLVATRQDCGTDGSPQRTGVHQYYQLAATRLEPPVFSLDDLAQFRKEIFAMPNVDVQPLTPEDN from the exons ATGGTGGATTTAAAGTGGAAAATTGGACTTGCCCTGTTGGGCCTGTGTACAGTGGTGATATTCACGGAGGCACAGATTCCTGCCCTGGGTGCCTGTCCTTTGTACTCGCCGATCGCCAAATTCAACCGAACTCGTTTCCTCGGTACCTGGTTTGAGGTTGAACGTTACTTTACTGTCAACGAAGTGGCTATGAAGTGTGTTTCAGCGACCTACGAACTGCAGGTGGATGGGAAAATTGTCGTCAAAAATGCGCTGACCAATTCTTT TAACAATGTAGAACGGATCATTTCCGGCATAATGGCACCACCGGGACGAGCGGGCGATGGTCGGTACACTATTCTCTACCAATCGTTCCCCATCAGCTACAATGCCTCGGTTATGGTTTTGGGTACCGATTATGACAGCTATGCTGTGCTTTGGTCGTGCTCCAATATTGGACCAGTCGGTCATACAA TCTCCGCCTGGCTGTTGACACGCGACCGAGTCCCTCAGGCTGATGTCATGTTCCGTGCTTACGAAGTGCTGAAAAAATATGGTGTTAGCAGAACCTTCTTCGTCAAGACAAACCAGGTGGATTGCGTTATCGTACCGGATCCGGTGAATGCAACGGAACAGCTGGTAGCAACACGCCAGGATTGTGGCACTGATGGCAGTCCTCAGAGAACTGGTGTTCACCAATATTATCAGTTGGCCGCTACCCGCCTCGAACCACCCGTATTTAGCCTTGATGATTTGGCACAATTCAGAAAGGAAATTTTCGCCATGCCAAATGTAGATGTGCAGCCACTTACTCCCGAGGACAATTGA
- the LOC128741055 gene encoding uncharacterized protein LOC128741055, whose product MGSKISPLLAELFMSDFEEKLQSEKLFPRVWKRYVDDIYAIVKERYVPQILNWLNSQHEKINFTVEQEVEGKLPFLDLLITRKEDNTLKFSIFRKPTSTDRYITTDSNHFGAQKQAAFHSMAHRLVNIPMEQEDFAAERERIQKAAELNGYDKKFVDKIIRKHLRKKQRHDTTTLQPEREEVQRISVPFYPKVTNHIRKLLKRHGFHVVHKSGNTLQELLNNQKDKVPPDERSGIYEIPCQDCPAVYIGQTRRKFKTRLKEHRKAVENERPNDSSVAMHSICSKHNINWGNAKLLKNVRKSSHLTAWESMYICTEDRPLMNEDDALITSPLFQLTKLKL is encoded by the coding sequence ATGGGTAGTAAAATATCGCCCCTTTTGGCGGAATTGTTTATGAGCGACTTTGAGGAAAAGCTACAAAGTGAAAAACTTTTCCCACGCGTATGGAAGCGATACGTAGACGACATTTACGCCATAGTGAAGGAACGCTACGTGCCACAAATACTGAATTGGCTGAACTCACAGCACGAAAAGATCAATTTTACGGTGGAACAGGAAGTAGAGGGAAAACTACCGTTTTTGGACCTGCTGATTACCAGGAAAGAAGACAATACCCTGAAGTTCAGCATTTTTCGAAAACCAACGTCTACCGACCGTTACATTACTACGGACTCGAATCACTTCGGGGCCCAAAAACAAGCAGCTTTTCATTCTATGGCGCATCGTCTAGTCAACATCCCCATGGAGCAGGAAGATTTTGCAGCGGAAAGGGAAAGGATCCAGAAAGCTGCTGAATTAAACGGGTACGACAAAAAgtttgtggataaaataatcCGCAAACATCTCCGCAAAAAACAGCGCCATGATACCACTACACTACAGCCTGAAAGAGAAGAAGTACAAAGAATCAGCGTGCCGTTTTACCCGAAAGTAACAAACCATATTAGAAAGTTACTTAAGCGGCATGGTTTCCATGTGGTCCACAAAAGCGGCAATACCTTACAGGAACTTTTGAATAATCAAAAGGACAAGGTTCCGCCCGACGAGCGCTCAGGAATTtatgaaattccgtgccaggatTGCCCAGCGGTGTACATCGGGCAAACGCGGAGAAAATTCAAAACTCGTCTAAAGGAACATAGAAAGGCAGTGGAGAACGAACGGCCCAACGACTCCAGTGTAGCCATGCACTCAATCTGCTCCAAACATAATATTAATTGGGGAAACgcaaagctgctcaaaaacgtgAGAAAGTCTTCTCATTTGACTGCGTGGGAGTCGATGTACATCTGTACGGAGGACCGTCCCCTGATGAATGAGGATGACGCTCTCATCACCTCACCGCTCTTTCAACTGACGAAGTTGAAACTGTAG